A genomic window from Planococcus rifietoensis includes:
- the rpsR gene encoding 30S ribosomal protein S18, translating into MAPRRGGKKRKKVCYFTSNNITRIDYKDTDLLKKFISERGKILPRRVTGTSAKWQRRLTIAVKRARIMALLPFVAEEK; encoded by the coding sequence ATGGCACCACGTCGCGGAGGCAAGAAGCGTAAAAAGGTTTGTTATTTCACTTCAAACAACATTACACGCATCGACTACAAAGACACTGATTTGCTTAAGAAATTCATTTCTGAGCGAGGCAAAATTTTGCCACGTCGTGTTACGGGCACAAGCGCTAAATGGCAACGTCGTTTGACAATTGCAGTTAAACGCGCTCGTATCATGGCACTTCTACCGTTCGTAGCGGAAGAAAAATAA
- the ssb gene encoding single-stranded DNA-binding protein: MINRVVLVGRLTKDPDLRYTPSGAAVARFTLAVNRTFSNAQGEREADFINCTVWRKQAENTANFLKKGSLAGVEGRIQTGSYEGQDGKRVYTTEVVADSVQFLEPKSANSGSGDRSNDRSYGQQPSYQQNQPSSPSQQNNTRVDDDPFSSGSGKIEVSDDDLPF; the protein is encoded by the coding sequence ATGATCAACCGGGTTGTATTGGTCGGAAGACTGACAAAAGATCCTGATCTTCGTTACACGCCAAGCGGAGCGGCGGTGGCTCGTTTTACACTTGCTGTAAACCGGACATTCTCCAATGCGCAAGGTGAACGCGAAGCAGATTTTATCAATTGTACCGTTTGGCGCAAGCAGGCTGAAAACACAGCGAATTTCCTCAAAAAAGGAAGTCTCGCCGGTGTCGAAGGCCGCATTCAGACTGGCAGCTACGAGGGTCAAGATGGCAAGCGCGTTTATACGACGGAAGTGGTGGCGGACAGCGTTCAATTCCTTGAACCGAAAAGCGCCAACTCCGGATCTGGGGATCGTTCAAACGATCGCTCGTATGGACAGCAGCCGTCTTATCAACAGAACCAACCGTCTAGTCCAAGTCAGCAAAACAATACTCGTGTAGATGACGATCCGTTTTCAAGCGGAAGCGGGAAGATCGAAGTTTCGGACGACGATCTGCCGTTCTAA
- the rpsF gene encoding 30S ribosomal protein S6, translating to MREYEVMYIVRPNIEEDAKKALVERFSEILTSNGAEIIESKEWGKRRLAYEINDFKEGFYQIVKANAGTEAINEFTRLANINEDIIRHIAVRLDV from the coding sequence ATGAGAGAATATGAAGTAATGTACATTGTACGCCCGAACATTGAAGAGGACGCTAAGAAAGCGCTAGTTGAGCGTTTCAGCGAAATCCTAACTTCAAACGGTGCGGAAATCATCGAGTCGAAAGAATGGGGTAAACGCCGTTTGGCTTATGAAATCAATGATTTCAAAGAAGGTTTCTACCAGATCGTGAAAGCGAACGCTGGAACTGAAGCTATCAACGAGTTTACACGTCTTGCGAACATCAATGAAGACATTATCCGCCACATCGCTGTACGCCTAGACGTATAA